The nucleotide sequence CGAAACATGACCAGCGAACCGGGCCTCCGGCTCTCCGGCGACACCGCGGAGCGCTACGCGAGCCATGTCGCCGTGATCATGGCTCCCTTCGTCGCCGCCCTGCTGGACGCCGCTCGGCCGCGCCCCGGGGACGCGGTGCTCGACGTCGCGTGCGGCACGGGATTCACCGCCCTGGCGGCGGCCGACCTGGTCGGCGCGGACGGCAGTGTCATCGGTGTCGACGTGGACCCGGGCGCGCTCGACGACGCCGCGGCCCGTACGCCCGACACCGCACCCGTCTTCTGGCACCGGGCGTCGGCCGACGCCCTCCCCTTCGACGACGCCGCGTTCGACGCCGTCCTGTGCGCGCAAGGCGTCCAGTTCTTCCCGGACCGGGACGCGGCCTTCACCGAATTCGCCCGCGTGCTGCGCCCCGGGGGCCGTGTGGCGGCGACGACGTGGTCGTCGATCGACGGCTCCCCGTACTTTCTCGCACAACAACTCGCCATCGACGAGGTCGCCGGACCCGATGCGGCGGCGTCGTACGGAACCGCCTTCGCCTGTACGGCGAAACACCTCGCCGCGGCGATGCGCGCGACCGGCTTCGACGAGGTCCGCACGCGCGAACTGCGGGTCACGATCGCGCTGCCCCGCCTCGTCGACTTCGCCCCCGCGCACCTGTCCGCGCTGCCCTGGGCCGCCGTCGCCGAAGCGCACCCGGACGGCATCCGCCGGGTCACCGACACCTTGTGCGAACTGCTGCGCCCGTTCACCGCCTCCGACGGTACGGCCGTGCTCCCGTTCACCAGCACGGTGGCCTCCGCGGTCCGCTGAGAGCACCCCGCGACGCGGTCGTCGGCGGAAACGCCGATTCGCGCCGATTCCGGTGCCGGGTCTGGCCGAACGGCCGCCGGGTTGCCACGGTGTTGTGGTCCGTTTTCCCCGGCAGTGAGGGCGGTGTCCGTGTTCTACGCGTTCGGTTTCGAACGGATCGGCGTCGTGGTCGGCAGCCTGTACTTCGTGGACCCGAACCCCGGTGCGGGCCAGGAGGGCGCGGAGCGCGGCGTACGCCTCGAAGTGCGCCTGACCACGCCCGGCGAACCCCGCGGCTCCATCTACGCGGCACGGCCCATCACGATCGAACGCCCTTTGTGGCGCCTGGACCTGCTGGAGTCCGTGAAGAGTCCCCCGGGCAGTTTCGACCGCACCCACCACCACCCGCGCTTCGACGGCTGGGAGCCGTGTGACCGGGTCTTCGACGTGGAGCTGTCCACCGACCCGCTCGCCTGGACGGCCGACCGACTCGCCGACTTCACCGCGCTGTTGGCCGCCTCGGGCGTACCACCGCACGAACTCGGCCCGAACGACGCCGCCGACCTGCGCGCCGCGACCCCCGACATCGTGGACGCCACCGCCCGCCTCCTGGCCCGCGTCCACGCCGGCGACCTCGCCCAACCCCCCACCGACACCCCCCTCACCGCCGCCCGCGAAAGCTGGCTCTAGCCCCCGCGTCTGTCGCGGGGCGCGGCCGGTGACCCGGTGCGCAGGGGCCGCCGAGGTCGTCCGGTATGCGGAGACGCCCTGGGGCGGGACACCGTTCGGCGTCCCGCCCCAGGGCGAAGGCTCTCGTGGATCAGTCCCGGCGTTTGCGGGCGCGGAGGTAGAGGGTGCTTCCGAGGATCAGCAGGGCGAGTGCGGTGCCGCACAAGATGGCGGCCGTCGAGCCGGTCTGGGCGAGCACACCGGTGTTGGGTGTCGGCCCGTCGGCACGGCTGTCATCGGCGGCGTCGGCCGCCGGGCCGGCGGCCCAGGGCGGGGGTGCCGTGGTGTCCTCGGTCTCGGACGGCTTGTGGTCGCCGTGTCCGGAGCCCGTGGTGGTTCCCGGCTTGTGGGTTCCGGTATGCCCGGTCGTATGACTGGGTTCGGGTTTCCCGGTGGGGTGCTTGCTCGGTGTGGCGGTCACGGTCGTGGTTTCGGTCGCGGTGACCGTGGCCGTGGCCGTGGCCGTCTCGGTGGCGGTGACCGTGGCCGTCGCGGTGGTGGTTTTCGTCGCCGTCGCGGTCACGGTCGCCGTGGCTGTTTCGGTGGCGGTGACCGTGGGACACGGGCCCTCGGTCGTGACGGCGGCGTGCGCCGGCGGCGAACTCAGGTCGCCCGCGGTGGCCGTGGCCTGATTGCGGACCGTACCCGCCTGCACGTCCGCCTCGGTGACGGTGTAGGTGCCGCCGCACACCGTGCTGTCGCCCGGAGTCCCGTGCGGGGCAAGGCTGGTGGATTCGCAGGTGATCCCCGCGATCCGGTCGTCGGTGACGACCAGCCCGTCCACCCTCCGGTCGGTCGTGTTGGTGACGACGTACTGGTACGAGACCGTGTCGCCCACCGCGTACGTGCGCGTGTCATCCACGGTCTTGACCAGGGCCAGCCCGCCCATTGGGACGGTCGTGTCGGCGGGCGGCGAGGTGACCGGCGTGCCGTCGGCCTGGCCCTGCGCGACGGCTTCATTGGCCAGGTAGCCGCGGGCGACGTCCTCGGCCGTGACGACGTAGGTGGCGGTGCACGTGATCGTCTCCCCCGGAGCGAGGTCGCGGGTGGGGCAGTGCACCGGGCCGACGGTGGGATCGGATACGACCAGTTCGCCGATCGGCACCGACCCGGTGTTGCTGACGACGAACTCGTAGTCGATCGGCGTGCCGACCACGATCGGGGACGGCGGTGGCGGCGACTGGCTCACCTGTTTCACGAGGTTGAGCTGCGGCAGCGGTCGCAGCGGCTGCACCGAGACGTTGCGGATCAGGTGGACGTCGGTGAACAGCCCCGTCGAGCCGCCGAACCCGAACTTGTAGGTGGACGGCAGCGGTTGCGGCGCGTCGGTGGTCAGCACGCGCTGGGCCCCGCGACCGTCGTTGAAGTCAACGTCCACGGTGACCACGGGGTTCGGCGCCGGCGTCACCCGTACGGTGACGGTCCGGCGGGACTCCTCCAGTGCGGCCTGCGCCTGCTCCGGGGTGGCGTCGGGTGGCAGTGCGGTGGTCGGGCCCTGCAACTGCCCCGGGAGCGTGGAGTTCCACGGGCCGGTCGTCGTGAAATTGTCCGTCGTGGCGGTCAGGAAGCAGTAGCCGGTGGTGCCGTCGCCCGGGCCGCGCACCGTGACCATGTTCGCCCCGGGCGCGGGGACGCGGAACTCCGTGCCCGCCGGCGACCGTACGGGGCATCCGTTCCCCCGGTGCTCCCAGTCGCCGAAGTAGTTGCCGAGAACGTCGAGTCCGACGCCGAGATAGCCGTGGTCGACCCCGGGGAGAAACGGGTTCGCGGGGTTGTCGTCGGGGAGTTTCTGCGCGTAGCCCAGGCTGCCGCCGAAAGCGCCCGGGGCGGTGAGCGAAGCGGCACCGTCGACGAGGAAGAACGAGATGCCGTCCGCGGGAGTTTGCGGCGTGGTGCTTCCGTACTGCCACTGGTCGAACGTCACCTCCAGGCCCTCGTTCGCCGGCAGCGGTCGGTCGTAGAGCACCGCCGCGCTCTGGTCGGTGGAGGCGTCGGTCAGACGGAGGTAGCCGAACGGAGCGCCGTTGTTCGGCGGGACCGGCCCCACCGCGGGCTCGGCGCAGCCCGTCAGCGCGTGCGCGCCCGGCCCGGGCGCGGCCCCCGGCGCCGCCCCGGTGAGGCACGCGGGCCCCACGGCGGTGAACCCCGCGTCCGCGGTGGCTCCGGTGAAGGTCTCCCGCAACAACGGCGGCGCCGCCGCCCGCGTGGCCGACGTCGCCACTGTCGCGTGCAACAAAGGCACGCCCAACGCTCCCGCCGCCACGGCCAGCGCCAGTGCGGGAACGCCGCCCCGGACGCGGTACCGGTGACCCGGAGATCTGCTTCTCTCGAACATACGCGGCAAGCTATGTCGACTTGGAAATAAATATCCTCATTCGTTCCCCCGAGGGAGTTTCGCCCAACCGAACCAATCCCTGCCTCACCCCCGTCGCCCTCTCCTTCACACCCGCACCGGACGCCGAAGACAGCAGCACCACCACGCCGCCGCAGACTGAGACGGACACGACGTCGGCCCCCGACCGGTGATCCGGTCGGGGGCCAATGTTCCGCCTGGTCAAGAACAGCCGCGGCACATCTCACGGCGGTGGCAGCCGACTCTCGGTCGTGCCGTCTCCGGTGAGCAGAGCGGACGCGACGACCCGGTCGATAGCGGTCAGCAGCGGCTCCAACTCGGCTTGCGGCACCGGCGGGCCGGAGCTGTTCACCACGACGTGGACGATGTATTTGCCGTACCTGGCCCACGAGACCCAGGACGAGGCCGCGTCGCTCGCGGACAACTCGGGTGTGATCAGCGTCTGTTGGTCGGCGGAGAGCCGGTAGGCGTCCGGCCGGAGGATCGGCGTGCCGACGGGCATGTCGGCGGCCAGTGCCTTGTCCGGGGATTGGTCACGGAACGCTTTCTCGGCTGTGCCCTCGGACGGGTAGCGGAAGACGTACTGCATCACGCTCAGTCTGCCGGGGGCGACGCTGACCCAGAGCTGCCCCGCGCTCCCACTCGACCCTCGGGCGAATCCGCCGATGCCGAACAGCGGCATATAGATCCGCATGTCCGCGGACCCGTTGGTGGGATCGACCATCCGATCGGCGACCAGGTGGGCCGCGTCCCGGTCCGGCGGTGTGTCCCGTTCGTACGCACGGCTGTGCGGACCGCAGGCGACCACCGCGAACAACGCCGCGACGGTGAACGCCGTCCGTACGCGCACGGCCACGGTCACGGCGCGACCGGAGGCATGATGCGGACCTTGCCGGTCCGGATGAGTTCGTCCAGGTTCGCATCGATGATCGCCTGAACGTCCTGCGGCGTCAGCTGACCGCGCTTCACGCTGCCGCGCAGGTCCATCCCCATCTGCACGGTGAGGTCGTCCCCGGGGTCGTGTCTTCCGGTGACCGACAGGTTCTGACCCGTCATCAGCACCCGAACGCCTCGGCGACTTTCGGCTTGTGATCCCAATCGCTCCCAGGACGCACCAACCAGGCGAACTTGACCCGCGCGGCGGCCTCGCCACCCGCCGCGGGGGAGCGACCCGCCCACCCGCAAGGCGGAAATCCGAGCGCCGCGACGGCTGCCCCGACCGCCACCACGCCCCCTCCCGCCCATCAGCCGCGCCGTGACGTCATCGAGTTCGGGCGAATCGGTCGAGGGCTTCGACGACGTGTGTGCGGGTGCCGGTTCCGCCCTTGTGTCCGGCGTCGTCGACGATTTCGAGGCGGGCGTCCGGCCATGCCCGGGCGAGTTCCCACGCGGTGTCGAGGGGGCTGGAGAGGTCGAGGCGGCCGTGCACCAGCACAGCGGGGATTCCGGCCAAGCGGTGGGCGTTGCCGAGGAGTTCGCCGTCCTCCAGCCACGCGGCGCGGGAGAAGTAGTGGGTGCAGATCCGCACGAAGGCGAGTCGGGCGGCGCCGACGCGGTCGGTGTAGGGGGTGGGCCTGCCGCTGGGTTCGAGGGAGAGGACCGCGTCCTCCCAGGCGCACCATTCGGCTGCCGCGTGGGCGCGGACGGCGTGGTCGGGGTCTTCCATGCGCCGGGCGTACGCCGCGACGAGGTCGCCGTCCCGGCCCGCTTCCGGAACCGCGTCGCGGAAGCGCGCCCACTGCGCGGGGAAGAACCGGCCGACGCCGCGGTAGAGCCAGTCGATCTCGACGCGGCGGGTCGTCGTGACGCCGGCGAGGACGACGGCCGACACGCGCTCGGGGTGCTGTTCGGCGTACGCGAGGATCAGTGTCGAGCCCCAGGAACCGCCGTACATCACCCAGCGGTCGATCCCCAGATGCTCGCGCAGCCGTTCCATATCGGCGAGCAGATGCGCGGTCGTGTTGTGCCGCATGTCGGTCGCCGGGTCGCTCGCATGCGGCGTGCTCCTCCCGCAGCCGCGCTGGTCGAACACGACGATCCGATAGCGCGCCGGATCGAAGCACCGGCGGGACCCGGGCGAGCAGCCCGACCCCGGACCACCGTGCACCACGACCGCGGGCTTCCCGTCCGGGTTGCCGCAGGCCTCCCAGTACACGAGGTTCCCGTCACCGACGTCGAGCAGCCCGCTGTCGTACGGCTCGATCGGCGCGTACAACTCGCGCAACTTCTCCCCCTTCCACCTCCGACGAGCCCGAAGCCGCACCCCAGTGAACCGCGCCGCAGCACAAAACCGCACGCCCACCAGTCCGGGTGCCGCCAGTCGGCTTTGAGTGGATCATGCGCCTCAAGGCCGCGGTCAACCCATCTCCGCGCAAACCGCTTTGCGGTCATCCGCCGGGAACACGTCCTGAGACCACTACCCCGGCCGGCGACGCGGGTGAGCAACAGCAGTCCGTTCACGGGGTCCGCCCACGCGGACCGCCTCGGCCCGCTGCACGCCCAGGAGTTCGGTGTCGCGGTCGGCGGGACGCGGGCGGCGGGCGCCTCTAGGCCGGAGCGCAGTATCGCGAGCACCCGGCGAGGAAACGGTGCCGCGCGGTCACCTGGGTCTCGGTGCGGTGGAGCACGGTGTTCATGGGGGCGGCGAGCCGGGCCTCGTCGACCGCGTCGGCGATGGTGCCGGTGCCGCCGTTCACGGACGGCTTGTCGGACCGGCAGGCCGCGCATCTCGTACAGGAACACATCGACCGAAGGCCGTCGTCGTCCATACCCGCAACACGACCTCAAGACGGAGCCGCGTGCCCGGTTCGGTGGCGCTTGCGGTGGCCCGGCCTTGATACGCGCGACGCCAACGGGGGCGGGGGCGCGTCGCCGGGATTGGGCTGCCAGGGGTCGTACGTGAGCGGCGTGTGAGGCGCGTCAGTTGGCATCGGGGGTGGCCGCTTCCGGGGTCGCGTACCAGCTGGTGACCGCGGCCTCGTCCACGCTGTAGGTGCCGGGGAGGGTGACGTGGGCGGTGTGGGAGTCATCCTCGCTGACGGTGATGTCCGCCTGCTCGAACTCCGGCGCGGAGTCGGCCCGGGTGGTGTTCGGGATGATGACGGCGTACGCGTGGGTGGAGCCGGAGATCTTGATCGAGTCGGGGGCGGGGGTCCCCATCAGCTCGGACGGGTAGGGCTTGGTCTTCTCGGCGGAGCTGAACAGGACCAGGGGAGCGCCGCCGTCCACGGAGCAGGTGATGCCCGGCTGCGCGGTGGCGGTGACGAGGAGGTAGCCGCCGCTGTCGGTGGGGGTGACCAGGAAGTCCAGGTCATTGGTGCCGCAGGACTGGCCGACGCCCGACTCGGGCTGGTCGGACGCGCTGGATCCCTGGGACGAGCCACCCGAGTTGTCGGAGCTGCCCGTCGTCTCGCCGGTGGAGTTCGTGGAGCCGCTCATGGTCGTGGCCGAGTCCTCCTGGGCGTTTGCGGCGGGGACGCCGGAGCCGCCGGTGGTCGAGGACAAGCCCTGCGCGGAGCTTCCGTCCGCCGCGGCGGTGTCGTCGTCGGAGCCACAGGCGGTGAGGCCGGCGGCGAGGGCCACCGTGGCGGTGACGGCGAGGACGATGCGGGCGGAGCGGGTGGCGCGGTGCGAACGCATGGGAATCTCCGTTGACTTGCCGGTGACGTTCTGTCGTTCTGACATCGCCAACGGTAGTGCGGAGGTGTTCCCCAAATGATCTCCCGACTGTTCGGGTTCTGTATCGCCGATTCGGCTCTGTGTAACAGCCGCGGGGCGCCCGAAAGCTTCCCTTGATCCCCATTTCTCCGGGCGCCTAGGTCGTCCGCCGGTACGCCCCGGATGAAGTCCATGCCGCGGTGCACCCGGCCCCCGTGTCCCGTCCGGACCGAGCGCACGTCACCGAGCCGACCTGTCACAGCACGCGATCGCCCGCGCGCCCGTCCGGCCACCACCGATCCTCCGGCTCTCGCCACGCACAGCGCCAGGTCGGCACGAGCGGGGGCGGTGCGATCCGAAGTCGTCGTCGTGGTTCGGCTCGTACGGACGCGAACAGACCTGCACAGCAGGCCCCGTGAGCCGCACGTCCCCGAGCGAACGACACCCCGAACCGCAACCAACACGACGTCGGCCCGAACCATCCACGATGGTCCGGGCCGACGTTCTGCCTGTTCAGGCGATGCGGAGGATACGAGATTCGAACTCGTGAGGGGTTGCCCCCAACACGCTTTCCAAGGGATCACGGACCCGTTCGACCGGGCCCGCCAACGTCCCGGCCTGCGGCGGAGCGTTTGGCGCTCACCCCGGCGAACGCTGCTGCACGCCCTTGAATGCAACCAGAACTGCAACCAGATGAGTCGGCTGCTTGGTTGCACTTGCGCGGTTCGGCCGCATCCTCGCATCTGGACGTACTGCAATGAAGCCGCGGCCTTGGAGGCCACGGACACGAGACCACGTCGCCGGACGTCGAGGCCCAGTTTGAGCTCATCTGAGTTTGGTGGCTTCCCGGAGCCGGGTTACGGACGGCAAACGCCGGCGCGCGTACGACGCAACGGTATGCCGCGACCTTGGAGCGCAGAGCCGCGCCGGTCGACCGCGTCTGGCCCCTGTCAAGTTTTTCGACATGGCGGTACTGCCGTTGTCGCGCTCGGCCGTATCTGTAAACACCATTGATTTGATGTGAGTTGATGGGTGCCTTGATGGCCGAGCGAAGGCAGAAGAGAGGGAAGTTTTTCCCGTTTTCTAGGTATTTTTGGATCGGTCGAGCCGAAGAAGGACCGTGCAATACCTGCCCTGTCATTGCGAGTACTGCGAATGCGCACTGGGGCCTGTGTTGCCTCACCGTCTAGCTTCGATCCCGGCACGACAGTTCGGGGACGCCTTCAGGAGGACGGAATGGACAACAGCGGCGCCGTTGTCAGGCGGTGGGTCACGCGTTCGCGTATTGCGGATCTCGCCGGGGTCGATCGCTCGGCGGTCACTTTGTGGGGCAAGCGGCACGCGGACTTCCCCAGGCCGCAACGAGTCGGCGAGGGAGAGTTCTTCTGGCTCCCCGACGTGCTCATTTGGCTCGATGGACGGGCCGTTCCCGCCCGGGTCCGCCCGGCGGAAGAGCCCGCGGGCACGACGTACGGCGCCCGTGCGCGTGGGACGCTCGCCGCCGCCCCTGTCCTGGTGCAGCCGACACACCGGGGCGGCGCACCTCGGACAGGTGACACCTCGTCCCGGCCGGGGGAGAACCGCCGGCTCATCGGGGAGTTGATGGGCTCGTACGCGGACCGGATCGCTGGCGCCGGTTCGAAGGTGGACTATGTCTGCATGCTGTTGGCGCTCAATTTCCTGAGCGTCAGCCGACCCGAGTCGGCGCGCAAGCTGCGGTCCTTCGCGACGCGGCAGACCGACTCGGGCGCGATCCTGGACGCCGTAGGCAGGGAAACGGATGAGCTGCTGCGGGGTCTCGGGATCCTCGCTGGGTTCCGC is from Yinghuangia sp. ASG 101 and encodes:
- a CDS encoding DUF4232 domain-containing protein — translated: MRSHRATRSARIVLAVTATVALAAGLTACGSDDDTAAADGSSAQGLSSTTGGSGVPAANAQEDSATTMSGSTNSTGETTGSSDNSGGSSQGSSASDQPESGVGQSCGTNDLDFLVTPTDSGGYLLVTATAQPGITCSVDGGAPLVLFSSAEKTKPYPSELMGTPAPDSIKISGSTHAYAVIIPNTTRADSAPEFEQADITVSEDDSHTAHVTLPGTYSVDEAAVTSWYATPEAATPDAN
- a CDS encoding class I SAM-dependent methyltransferase gives rise to the protein MTSEPGLRLSGDTAERYASHVAVIMAPFVAALLDAARPRPGDAVLDVACGTGFTALAAADLVGADGSVIGVDVDPGALDDAAARTPDTAPVFWHRASADALPFDDAAFDAVLCAQGVQFFPDRDAAFTEFARVLRPGGRVAATTWSSIDGSPYFLAQQLAIDEVAGPDAAASYGTAFACTAKHLAAAMRATGFDEVRTRELRVTIALPRLVDFAPAHLSALPWAAVAEAHPDGIRRVTDTLCELLRPFTASDGTAVLPFTSTVASAVR
- the pip gene encoding prolyl aminopeptidase, which produces MRELYAPIEPYDSGLLDVGDGNLVYWEACGNPDGKPAVVVHGGPGSGCSPGSRRCFDPARYRIVVFDQRGCGRSTPHASDPATDMRHNTTAHLLADMERLREHLGIDRWVMYGGSWGSTLILAYAEQHPERVSAVVLAGVTTTRRVEIDWLYRGVGRFFPAQWARFRDAVPEAGRDGDLVAAYARRMEDPDHAVRAHAAAEWCAWEDAVLSLEPSGRPTPYTDRVGAARLAFVRICTHYFSRAAWLEDGELLGNAHRLAGIPAVLVHGRLDLSSPLDTAWELARAWPDARLEIVDDAGHKGGTGTRTHVVEALDRFARTR
- a CDS encoding DUF7507 domain-containing protein; protein product: MPLLHATVATSATRAAAPPLLRETFTGATADAGFTAVGPACLTGAAPGAAPGPGAHALTGCAEPAVGPVPPNNGAPFGYLRLTDASTDQSAAVLYDRPLPANEGLEVTFDQWQYGSTTPQTPADGISFFLVDGAASLTAPGAFGGSLGYAQKLPDDNPANPFLPGVDHGYLGVGLDVLGNYFGDWEHRGNGCPVRSPAGTEFRVPAPGANMVTVRGPGDGTTGYCFLTATTDNFTTTGPWNSTLPGQLQGPTTALPPDATPEQAQAALEESRRTVTVRVTPAPNPVVTVDVDFNDGRGAQRVLTTDAPQPLPSTYKFGFGGSTGLFTDVHLIRNVSVQPLRPLPQLNLVKQVSQSPPPPSPIVVGTPIDYEFVVSNTGSVPIGELVVSDPTVGPVHCPTRDLAPGETITCTATYVVTAEDVARGYLANEAVAQGQADGTPVTSPPADTTVPMGGLALVKTVDDTRTYAVGDTVSYQYVVTNTTDRRVDGLVVTDDRIAGITCESTSLAPHGTPGDSTVCGGTYTVTEADVQAGTVRNQATATAGDLSSPPAHAAVTTEGPCPTVTATETATATVTATATKTTTATATVTATETATATATVTATETTTVTATPSKHPTGKPEPSHTTGHTGTHKPGTTTGSGHGDHKPSETEDTTAPPPWAAGPAADAADDSRADGPTPNTGVLAQTGSTAAILCGTALALLILGSTLYLRARKRRD